The proteins below come from a single Lineus longissimus chromosome 5, tnLinLong1.2, whole genome shotgun sequence genomic window:
- the LOC135488804 gene encoding CCR4-NOT transcription complex subunit 2-like isoform X3 translates to MAFNMNRNDNMPGNLSGMGQRFGADNLTWNPQTYMGRKGSTDLSPGGRTKGSGTIGGSVGTNNLNIMGMPPPKPNKKDFFAVEEDNEASMYFTNPTTVFRPDKDPMQSPSPSQLSGLGSNLYGQPTGMASLALQQRGLGSQRNTTPTSGIGSFPISMQQQQSSPNRSMFSTVGQSRYMNQMNQVPASQAVNSYQKRSTPLSSSSITGPSYSTFSTGSRNQDQPNLDLSEFPTLGNRVNVAPNPMPNVRNYVNMVSKPVNDSQPEFTIQQEDFPALPGSASKSSGIFKDVNIFAGKGNLFSDSSSGDSKTSGTPTSYEQACKDGQKLFGDKSSSKRMIQTHPDGTVSNIPIGMVTDQFGMVGLLTFIRAAETDPNLVALAPGIDLTTLGLNLNSPDNLYSTFQSPWADAPCRPQDIDYHVPSEYLTNIYVRDKLAPIKLNRYGEDLLFFLFYMNGGDVLQLAAAAELYNREWRYHKEERVWITRAPGFEPVVKTNSYERGTYYFFEVHNWRKVAKEFHLEYDKLEERPHLPPSLHHNQSQPILAH, encoded by the exons ATGGCATTTAACATGAATCGTAATGACAATATGCCTGGAAATCTTAGTGGAATGGGCCA AAGGTTTGGGGCTGATAACCTTACTTGGAACCCTCAGAC GTACATGGGTCGTAAGGGCAGCACAGATCTTTCCCCGGGTGGACGAACAAAAGGAAGTGGTACTATTGGTGGATCAGTTGGCACCAACAACTTGAACATCATGGGCATGCCGCCTCCAAAGCCAAATAAAAAG GATTTCTTTGCTGTTGAAGAAGATAATGAAGCTAGTATGTATTTCACAAATCCTACCACCGTGTTTCGGCCGGACAAAGAT cCTATGCAATCACCATCACCTTCACAGCTCTCAGGTTTAGGGTCAAATCTTTATGGCCAGCCTACAG GAATGGCTAGTCTTGCCTTACAACAGCGTGGTCTTGGTAGTCAACGGAACACGACGCCAACGAGTGGAATAGGAAGTTTTCCAATCAGTATGCAGCAACAACAGTCATCACCAAACCG GTCCATGTTTTCAACAGTTGGACAGAGTCGGTATATGAACCAAATGAACCAGGTGCCAGCCAGTCAAGCTGTCAATAGTTATCAAAAGAGAAGTACGCCGTTATCATCGAG TTCAATAACGGGGCCTAGCTACTCAACGTTTAGTACGGGGAGCAGAAATCAAG ACCAGCCTAATTTAGATTTATCAGAGTTTCCTACACTTGGTAATAGGGTCAACGTTGCACCAAATCCTATGCCAAATGTGAGGAACTATG TGAATATGGTCAGCAAACCTGTGAATGATTCGCAACCAGAGTTTACGATACAACAAGAAGACTTCCCAGCATTACCGGGCTCGGCCAGTAAATCTTCAGGCATTTTCAAAGACGTGAATATATTCGCCGGGAAAGGCAACCTTTTTTCAG ATTCTTCATCAGGGGACTCAAAAACG TCGGGTACGCCAACATCGTATGAACAAGCTTGTAAAGACGGACAGAAACTTTTCGGTGACAAGTCAAGCAGTAAGCGGATGATTCAGACGCATCCAGACGGCACGGTATCAAACATTCCAATTGGTATGGTGACGGACCAGTTTGGTATGGTCGGGTTATTAACGTTTATTCGAGCGGCGGAGACTGACCCAAATCTAGTGGCACTAGCACCTGGCATTGATCTGACGACGTTAGGATTAAATCTCAACTCACCAGA TAACCTGTACAGTACGTTTCAAAGTCCCTGGGCTGATGCCCCATGTCGACCACAAGATATAG ATTACCATGTACCCTCAGAATATTTAACAAATATTTATGTCAGGGATAAG CTTGCACCAATCAAATTAAATCGGTATGGTGAGGACCTGTTGTTTTTCTTATTCTACATGAACGGGGGTGATGTGTTACAGCTGGCCGCTGCTGCAGAGTT GTACAACCGGGAATGGCGGTACCACAAGGAGGAACGAGTATGGATAACGCGAGCACCTGGATTCGAACCTGTGGTGAAAACAAACTCGTATGAACGGGGGACTTATTACTTTTTCGAAGTGCATAACTGGCGGAAGGTGGCGAAGGAATTTCATTTGGAGTATGACAAGTTAGAGGAGCGGCCACACCTTCCGCCATCGTTACATCACAACCAAAGTCAACCCATTCTTGCGCATTGA
- the LOC135488804 gene encoding CCR4-NOT transcription complex subunit 2-like isoform X2 encodes MAFNMNRNDNMPGNLSGMGQFGADNLTWNPQTYMGRKGSTDLSPGGRTKGSGTIGGSVGTNNLNIMGMPPPKPNKKDFFAVEEDNEASMYFTNPTTVFRPDKDPMQSPSPSQLSGLGSNLYGQPTGMASLALQQRGLGSQRNTTPTSGIGSFPISMQQQQSSPNRSMFSTVGQSRYMNQMNQVPASQAVNSYQKRSTPLSSSSITGPSYSTFSTGSRNQDQPNLDLSEFPTLGNRVNVAPNPMPNVRNYGKWLNMVSKPVNDSQPEFTIQQEDFPALPGSASKSSGIFKDVNIFAGKGNLFSDSSSGDSKTSGTPTSYEQACKDGQKLFGDKSSSKRMIQTHPDGTVSNIPIGMVTDQFGMVGLLTFIRAAETDPNLVALAPGIDLTTLGLNLNSPDNLYSTFQSPWADAPCRPQDIDYHVPSEYLTNIYVRDKLAPIKLNRYGEDLLFFLFYMNGGDVLQLAAAAELYNREWRYHKEERVWITRAPGFEPVVKTNSYERGTYYFFEVHNWRKVAKEFHLEYDKLEERPHLPPSLHHNQSQPILAH; translated from the exons ATGGCATTTAACATGAATCGTAATGACAATATGCCTGGAAATCTTAGTGGAATGGGCCA GTTTGGGGCTGATAACCTTACTTGGAACCCTCAGAC GTACATGGGTCGTAAGGGCAGCACAGATCTTTCCCCGGGTGGACGAACAAAAGGAAGTGGTACTATTGGTGGATCAGTTGGCACCAACAACTTGAACATCATGGGCATGCCGCCTCCAAAGCCAAATAAAAAG GATTTCTTTGCTGTTGAAGAAGATAATGAAGCTAGTATGTATTTCACAAATCCTACCACCGTGTTTCGGCCGGACAAAGAT cCTATGCAATCACCATCACCTTCACAGCTCTCAGGTTTAGGGTCAAATCTTTATGGCCAGCCTACAG GAATGGCTAGTCTTGCCTTACAACAGCGTGGTCTTGGTAGTCAACGGAACACGACGCCAACGAGTGGAATAGGAAGTTTTCCAATCAGTATGCAGCAACAACAGTCATCACCAAACCG GTCCATGTTTTCAACAGTTGGACAGAGTCGGTATATGAACCAAATGAACCAGGTGCCAGCCAGTCAAGCTGTCAATAGTTATCAAAAGAGAAGTACGCCGTTATCATCGAG TTCAATAACGGGGCCTAGCTACTCAACGTTTAGTACGGGGAGCAGAAATCAAG ACCAGCCTAATTTAGATTTATCAGAGTTTCCTACACTTGGTAATAGGGTCAACGTTGCACCAAATCCTATGCCAAATGTGAGGAACTATGGTAAGTGGC TGAATATGGTCAGCAAACCTGTGAATGATTCGCAACCAGAGTTTACGATACAACAAGAAGACTTCCCAGCATTACCGGGCTCGGCCAGTAAATCTTCAGGCATTTTCAAAGACGTGAATATATTCGCCGGGAAAGGCAACCTTTTTTCAG ATTCTTCATCAGGGGACTCAAAAACG TCGGGTACGCCAACATCGTATGAACAAGCTTGTAAAGACGGACAGAAACTTTTCGGTGACAAGTCAAGCAGTAAGCGGATGATTCAGACGCATCCAGACGGCACGGTATCAAACATTCCAATTGGTATGGTGACGGACCAGTTTGGTATGGTCGGGTTATTAACGTTTATTCGAGCGGCGGAGACTGACCCAAATCTAGTGGCACTAGCACCTGGCATTGATCTGACGACGTTAGGATTAAATCTCAACTCACCAGA TAACCTGTACAGTACGTTTCAAAGTCCCTGGGCTGATGCCCCATGTCGACCACAAGATATAG ATTACCATGTACCCTCAGAATATTTAACAAATATTTATGTCAGGGATAAG CTTGCACCAATCAAATTAAATCGGTATGGTGAGGACCTGTTGTTTTTCTTATTCTACATGAACGGGGGTGATGTGTTACAGCTGGCCGCTGCTGCAGAGTT GTACAACCGGGAATGGCGGTACCACAAGGAGGAACGAGTATGGATAACGCGAGCACCTGGATTCGAACCTGTGGTGAAAACAAACTCGTATGAACGGGGGACTTATTACTTTTTCGAAGTGCATAACTGGCGGAAGGTGGCGAAGGAATTTCATTTGGAGTATGACAAGTTAGAGGAGCGGCCACACCTTCCGCCATCGTTACATCACAACCAAAGTCAACCCATTCTTGCGCATTGA
- the LOC135488804 gene encoding CCR4-NOT transcription complex subunit 2-like isoform X1, with translation MAFNMNRNDNMPGNLSGMGQRFGADNLTWNPQTYMGRKGSTDLSPGGRTKGSGTIGGSVGTNNLNIMGMPPPKPNKKDFFAVEEDNEASMYFTNPTTVFRPDKDPMQSPSPSQLSGLGSNLYGQPTGMASLALQQRGLGSQRNTTPTSGIGSFPISMQQQQSSPNRSMFSTVGQSRYMNQMNQVPASQAVNSYQKRSTPLSSSSITGPSYSTFSTGSRNQDQPNLDLSEFPTLGNRVNVAPNPMPNVRNYGKWLNMVSKPVNDSQPEFTIQQEDFPALPGSASKSSGIFKDVNIFAGKGNLFSDSSSGDSKTSGTPTSYEQACKDGQKLFGDKSSSKRMIQTHPDGTVSNIPIGMVTDQFGMVGLLTFIRAAETDPNLVALAPGIDLTTLGLNLNSPDNLYSTFQSPWADAPCRPQDIDYHVPSEYLTNIYVRDKLAPIKLNRYGEDLLFFLFYMNGGDVLQLAAAAELYNREWRYHKEERVWITRAPGFEPVVKTNSYERGTYYFFEVHNWRKVAKEFHLEYDKLEERPHLPPSLHHNQSQPILAH, from the exons ATGGCATTTAACATGAATCGTAATGACAATATGCCTGGAAATCTTAGTGGAATGGGCCA AAGGTTTGGGGCTGATAACCTTACTTGGAACCCTCAGAC GTACATGGGTCGTAAGGGCAGCACAGATCTTTCCCCGGGTGGACGAACAAAAGGAAGTGGTACTATTGGTGGATCAGTTGGCACCAACAACTTGAACATCATGGGCATGCCGCCTCCAAAGCCAAATAAAAAG GATTTCTTTGCTGTTGAAGAAGATAATGAAGCTAGTATGTATTTCACAAATCCTACCACCGTGTTTCGGCCGGACAAAGAT cCTATGCAATCACCATCACCTTCACAGCTCTCAGGTTTAGGGTCAAATCTTTATGGCCAGCCTACAG GAATGGCTAGTCTTGCCTTACAACAGCGTGGTCTTGGTAGTCAACGGAACACGACGCCAACGAGTGGAATAGGAAGTTTTCCAATCAGTATGCAGCAACAACAGTCATCACCAAACCG GTCCATGTTTTCAACAGTTGGACAGAGTCGGTATATGAACCAAATGAACCAGGTGCCAGCCAGTCAAGCTGTCAATAGTTATCAAAAGAGAAGTACGCCGTTATCATCGAG TTCAATAACGGGGCCTAGCTACTCAACGTTTAGTACGGGGAGCAGAAATCAAG ACCAGCCTAATTTAGATTTATCAGAGTTTCCTACACTTGGTAATAGGGTCAACGTTGCACCAAATCCTATGCCAAATGTGAGGAACTATGGTAAGTGGC TGAATATGGTCAGCAAACCTGTGAATGATTCGCAACCAGAGTTTACGATACAACAAGAAGACTTCCCAGCATTACCGGGCTCGGCCAGTAAATCTTCAGGCATTTTCAAAGACGTGAATATATTCGCCGGGAAAGGCAACCTTTTTTCAG ATTCTTCATCAGGGGACTCAAAAACG TCGGGTACGCCAACATCGTATGAACAAGCTTGTAAAGACGGACAGAAACTTTTCGGTGACAAGTCAAGCAGTAAGCGGATGATTCAGACGCATCCAGACGGCACGGTATCAAACATTCCAATTGGTATGGTGACGGACCAGTTTGGTATGGTCGGGTTATTAACGTTTATTCGAGCGGCGGAGACTGACCCAAATCTAGTGGCACTAGCACCTGGCATTGATCTGACGACGTTAGGATTAAATCTCAACTCACCAGA TAACCTGTACAGTACGTTTCAAAGTCCCTGGGCTGATGCCCCATGTCGACCACAAGATATAG ATTACCATGTACCCTCAGAATATTTAACAAATATTTATGTCAGGGATAAG CTTGCACCAATCAAATTAAATCGGTATGGTGAGGACCTGTTGTTTTTCTTATTCTACATGAACGGGGGTGATGTGTTACAGCTGGCCGCTGCTGCAGAGTT GTACAACCGGGAATGGCGGTACCACAAGGAGGAACGAGTATGGATAACGCGAGCACCTGGATTCGAACCTGTGGTGAAAACAAACTCGTATGAACGGGGGACTTATTACTTTTTCGAAGTGCATAACTGGCGGAAGGTGGCGAAGGAATTTCATTTGGAGTATGACAAGTTAGAGGAGCGGCCACACCTTCCGCCATCGTTACATCACAACCAAAGTCAACCCATTCTTGCGCATTGA
- the LOC135488822 gene encoding ADP-ribose glycohydrolase OARD1-like, which translates to MLCSLQICNFFTRSKPQSLFKMAAQVTQARNDGSQSPGSKFTLVEKKGDLFNCDDCESLAHCISADIRMGKGIATLFKSKFGGILELQSQGQKKGGLAVLKRQNRFIYYLITKSKYWEKPTYPDLAASLYAMREHALKEKVTNISMPKIGCGLDKLQWDKVTGILRNTFEDTDMKITVYTL; encoded by the exons ATGTTGTGTTCTCTCCAAATTTGTAACTTTTTCACACGTTCTAAGCCCCAAAGTTTATTTAAAATGGCTGCCCAAGTTACCCAAGCACGAAATGACGGTAGTCAAAGTCCAGGAAGT AAATTCACCTTAGTGGAAAAGAAGGGAGACCTATTTAATTGTGATGACTGTGAATCACTTGCTCATTGCATCAGTGCCGACATAAGGATGGGCAAAGGCATAGCAACACTGTTCAAGTCCAAATTCGGCGGGATCCTAGAACTGCAGTCTCAAG GGCAAAAAAAAGGTGGCCTGGCGGTCCTTAAAAGGCAAAACAGATTCATTTACTATCTCATTACAAAGAGCAAATACTGGGAGAAACCGACATACCCTGATCTTGCTGCTAGTTTGTACGCCATGAGAGAACATGCTTTGAAGGAGAAAGTGACAAACATTTCTATGCCGAAAATTGGATGTGGTCTTGATAAACTTCAGTGGGACAAGGTGACCGGAATTCTTAGGAATACGTTTGAGGATACCGATATGAAAATCACAGTGTACACTCTCTGA
- the LOC135488804 gene encoding CCR4-NOT transcription complex subunit 2-like isoform X4: MAFNMNRNDNMPGNLSGMGQYMGRKGSTDLSPGGRTKGSGTIGGSVGTNNLNIMGMPPPKPNKKDFFAVEEDNEASMYFTNPTTVFRPDKDPMQSPSPSQLSGLGSNLYGQPTGMASLALQQRGLGSQRNTTPTSGIGSFPISMQQQQSSPNRSMFSTVGQSRYMNQMNQVPASQAVNSYQKRSTPLSSSSITGPSYSTFSTGSRNQDQPNLDLSEFPTLGNRVNVAPNPMPNVRNYGKWLNMVSKPVNDSQPEFTIQQEDFPALPGSASKSSGIFKDVNIFAGKGNLFSDSSSGDSKTSGTPTSYEQACKDGQKLFGDKSSSKRMIQTHPDGTVSNIPIGMVTDQFGMVGLLTFIRAAETDPNLVALAPGIDLTTLGLNLNSPDNLYSTFQSPWADAPCRPQDIDYHVPSEYLTNIYVRDKLAPIKLNRYGEDLLFFLFYMNGGDVLQLAAAAELYNREWRYHKEERVWITRAPGFEPVVKTNSYERGTYYFFEVHNWRKVAKEFHLEYDKLEERPHLPPSLHHNQSQPILAH; encoded by the exons ATGGCATTTAACATGAATCGTAATGACAATATGCCTGGAAATCTTAGTGGAATGGGCCA GTACATGGGTCGTAAGGGCAGCACAGATCTTTCCCCGGGTGGACGAACAAAAGGAAGTGGTACTATTGGTGGATCAGTTGGCACCAACAACTTGAACATCATGGGCATGCCGCCTCCAAAGCCAAATAAAAAG GATTTCTTTGCTGTTGAAGAAGATAATGAAGCTAGTATGTATTTCACAAATCCTACCACCGTGTTTCGGCCGGACAAAGAT cCTATGCAATCACCATCACCTTCACAGCTCTCAGGTTTAGGGTCAAATCTTTATGGCCAGCCTACAG GAATGGCTAGTCTTGCCTTACAACAGCGTGGTCTTGGTAGTCAACGGAACACGACGCCAACGAGTGGAATAGGAAGTTTTCCAATCAGTATGCAGCAACAACAGTCATCACCAAACCG GTCCATGTTTTCAACAGTTGGACAGAGTCGGTATATGAACCAAATGAACCAGGTGCCAGCCAGTCAAGCTGTCAATAGTTATCAAAAGAGAAGTACGCCGTTATCATCGAG TTCAATAACGGGGCCTAGCTACTCAACGTTTAGTACGGGGAGCAGAAATCAAG ACCAGCCTAATTTAGATTTATCAGAGTTTCCTACACTTGGTAATAGGGTCAACGTTGCACCAAATCCTATGCCAAATGTGAGGAACTATGGTAAGTGGC TGAATATGGTCAGCAAACCTGTGAATGATTCGCAACCAGAGTTTACGATACAACAAGAAGACTTCCCAGCATTACCGGGCTCGGCCAGTAAATCTTCAGGCATTTTCAAAGACGTGAATATATTCGCCGGGAAAGGCAACCTTTTTTCAG ATTCTTCATCAGGGGACTCAAAAACG TCGGGTACGCCAACATCGTATGAACAAGCTTGTAAAGACGGACAGAAACTTTTCGGTGACAAGTCAAGCAGTAAGCGGATGATTCAGACGCATCCAGACGGCACGGTATCAAACATTCCAATTGGTATGGTGACGGACCAGTTTGGTATGGTCGGGTTATTAACGTTTATTCGAGCGGCGGAGACTGACCCAAATCTAGTGGCACTAGCACCTGGCATTGATCTGACGACGTTAGGATTAAATCTCAACTCACCAGA TAACCTGTACAGTACGTTTCAAAGTCCCTGGGCTGATGCCCCATGTCGACCACAAGATATAG ATTACCATGTACCCTCAGAATATTTAACAAATATTTATGTCAGGGATAAG CTTGCACCAATCAAATTAAATCGGTATGGTGAGGACCTGTTGTTTTTCTTATTCTACATGAACGGGGGTGATGTGTTACAGCTGGCCGCTGCTGCAGAGTT GTACAACCGGGAATGGCGGTACCACAAGGAGGAACGAGTATGGATAACGCGAGCACCTGGATTCGAACCTGTGGTGAAAACAAACTCGTATGAACGGGGGACTTATTACTTTTTCGAAGTGCATAACTGGCGGAAGGTGGCGAAGGAATTTCATTTGGAGTATGACAAGTTAGAGGAGCGGCCACACCTTCCGCCATCGTTACATCACAACCAAAGTCAACCCATTCTTGCGCATTGA